Proteins from a genomic interval of Clostridium cochlearium:
- a CDS encoding DnaD domain-containing protein, with amino-acid sequence MAKYRQIHTEFWSDAFVLDLTPEEKYFYLYLISNSHTTQCGIYELPKRIIETHTGYNRETVDKLLKRFEEYNKISYCDKTKEIMIINWAKYNIPSNPNAIKCVNKEIKSVKNKEFIIILYKQYSDLKLDMHKLFFGVEDLNIGTLKQDSYKEDIRDYEGACKDIGSNKVISNKEEITNNKEEVIEIRNDGADTNVGDVLLFFKNNVYNPTEFEHKKILEWGEKINCDVIISAIEEAISYNAKSIKYIEKIINTWIDKKVDTPEKVQKYKMEWEKNKNKRSKKDSDAWDYEGQREYNFEELERKLLGWD; translated from the coding sequence ATGGCCAAGTATAGACAGATACACACAGAATTTTGGAGCGATGCTTTTGTACTTGATCTTACACCAGAGGAAAAATATTTTTATCTTTATTTAATAAGCAACTCTCACACTACACAATGTGGTATTTATGAACTTCCTAAAAGAATTATAGAAACACATACAGGATATAATAGAGAAACTGTAGACAAGTTGTTAAAGAGATTTGAAGAATATAATAAAATAAGCTACTGTGATAAAACAAAAGAAATAATGATAATAAATTGGGCTAAATATAACATCCCAAGTAATCCTAATGCAATAAAATGTGTTAATAAAGAAATTAAAAGTGTAAAAAATAAGGAATTTATAATTATTTTATACAAACAGTATTCTGATTTAAAATTAGATATGCATAAATTGTTTTTTGGAGTAGAGGATTTAAATATAGGAACTTTAAAACAAGACTCTTATAAGGAGGATATAAGGGACTATGAAGGTGCTTGTAAGGATATAGGGAGTAATAAAGTAATAAGTAATAAAGAAGAAATAACAAATAATAAAGAAGAAGTAATAGAAATAAGAAATGATGGAGCTGATACTAATGTGGGAGATGTATTATTATTTTTTAAAAATAATGTATATAATCCTACAGAATTTGAACATAAAAAAATCTTAGAATGGGGTGAGAAGATAAATTGTGATGTTATTATTTCAGCCATAGAGGAAGCTATAAGTTATAATGCTAAATCTATAAAATATATAGAAAAAATAATTAATACATGGATAGATAAAAAAGTAGATACACCGGAAAAGGTACAAAAATACAAAATGGAATGGGAGAAAAATAAGAATAAAAGAAGTAAAAAAGATAGTGATGCTTGGGATTATGAGGGTCAAAGGGAGTATAATTTTGAAGAGTTAGAAAGAAAACTCTTAGGATGGGATTAA
- the pepV gene encoding dipeptidase PepV gives MELNKKINDLKTDLIKSTQKLIRIKSVESEPKEGMPFGEGVAQALNCALSIGKKLGFKTKNLDGYVGYVEYGEGEDYIGVLGHLDVVPEGDGWEHPPYSAEIHEGKIYGRGSLDDKGPIVAALYGLKAIKDAKLPLKKKVRIIFGTNEETGSNEMKYYLEREKPPIAGFTPDAEYPLIFAEKGILNVNIKKELEVEDTSKFKIEYIKGGQRLNMVPDYCETGISSKEKDYVIKNLEKFKTRNNYDLTAHIKSDMVVIKSVGVSAHGSTPASGENAIMQMLQFIEFLCEENKESDFYKVSSFLNEKIGFEVNGESCGIGFEDEDSGKLTLNVGTINVEEGIFSMGVDIRYPVTYKLEDIIKPLRELLERESFIIENINNKNPLYYPKNHSLIKTLLKVYNDQTGENRQPIAIGGGTYAKKMPNIVAFGPIFPGKPDLDHQVNEYIEIEDLVMNAKIYANAIYELAKK, from the coding sequence ATGGAGTTAAATAAAAAAATTAATGATCTTAAAACAGATTTGATAAAATCTACTCAAAAACTAATCAGAATAAAGAGTGTGGAATCCGAACCTAAAGAAGGAATGCCCTTTGGGGAAGGAGTAGCTCAAGCTTTAAATTGTGCTTTAAGTATAGGCAAAAAACTAGGATTTAAAACTAAGAATTTAGACGGTTATGTAGGATATGTGGAGTATGGAGAAGGAGAAGATTATATAGGAGTGCTAGGACATTTAGATGTAGTTCCAGAAGGAGATGGATGGGAACATCCACCCTATTCAGCTGAAATACACGAAGGAAAGATATATGGTAGAGGGTCCTTAGATGATAAGGGGCCAATTGTAGCAGCTCTATACGGATTGAAAGCTATTAAAGACGCAAAGCTTCCATTAAAAAAGAAAGTAAGAATTATATTTGGAACTAATGAGGAAACTGGAAGCAATGAAATGAAATATTATTTGGAAAGAGAAAAACCACCTATAGCTGGCTTTACTCCAGATGCAGAATATCCATTAATATTTGCAGAAAAAGGTATTCTTAATGTTAATATCAAAAAAGAATTAGAAGTAGAAGATACAAGTAAATTTAAAATTGAATATATTAAAGGTGGACAAAGACTTAACATGGTACCTGACTATTGTGAAACTGGAATTTCTTCTAAGGAAAAAGACTATGTAATAAAGAATTTAGAAAAATTTAAAACTAGAAATAATTATGATTTAACAGCACATATAAAAAGTGATATGGTAGTAATAAAATCTGTAGGAGTATCTGCTCATGGTAGCACTCCAGCATCTGGTGAAAATGCAATAATGCAAATGCTTCAATTTATAGAATTTTTATGTGAAGAAAATAAAGAATCAGATTTTTATAAGGTATCTTCTTTCTTAAATGAAAAGATAGGTTTTGAGGTTAATGGAGAAAGTTGTGGTATAGGTTTTGAAGATGAAGATTCAGGTAAATTAACATTAAATGTAGGTACAATTAATGTAGAAGAAGGAATTTTTTCCATGGGTGTAGACATAAGATATCCTGTAACCTATAAATTAGAAGATATAATAAAGCCTTTAAGAGAATTATTAGAAAGGGAAAGCTTTATTATAGAAAATATAAACAATAAAAATCCTTTATATTATCCTAAAAATCATTCTCTTATAAAGACTTTGCTAAAAGTATATAATGATCAAACTGGAGAAAATAGACAACCTATAGCTATTGGTGGAGGCACTTATGCTAAAAAGATGCCTAATATAGTAGCCTTTGGACCAATTTTTCCAGGAAAACCTGATTTAGATCATCAAGTAAATGAATATATAGAAATAGAGGATTTAGTAATGAATGCTAAAATATATGCTAATGCTATATATGAATTAGCAAAAAAATAA
- a CDS encoding site-specific integrase has translation MKGSVRKKGNRWYYSFYVGTIDGKRKRIERAGGDTKKEAEKALRDALLEFENVGSVLNESNISVADYFDYWFNEYVVINCKYNTQLNYRRIIDNHIKPALGIYKLKTVTPAALQEFINKKYINGLAKNTISGFYGVLSGALRMAVYPYQLIKENPMQYVNMPKYDDAKKEKNYLRMITLDQFNRIINRFPQGSSFHIPLQIGFNTGLRAAEVCGLTWDCINFDEQTLTVEKILLKKEREWIFGTPKTKSSNRTILIGKTLYDILKRHKKWQIENKLKYGTHYTESNFICTKENGQLVTPDTLKYLSRVVNYELAIDFSFHSLRHTHATMLLESGANIKDIQHRLGHSKLATTMDVYSHVTKTLSEDSVARFESIISSLK, from the coding sequence TTGAAAGGTAGCGTAAGAAAAAAAGGAAACAGATGGTACTATTCATTCTACGTTGGAACAATTGATGGAAAAAGAAAACGAATTGAAAGGGCAGGTGGTGATACTAAAAAAGAAGCAGAAAAAGCTCTTAGAGATGCCTTACTGGAATTTGAAAATGTCGGAAGTGTTCTTAATGAAAGTAATATTAGTGTAGCTGATTATTTTGATTATTGGTTTAATGAGTATGTAGTTATAAACTGTAAGTATAATACACAATTAAATTATAGAAGAATAATAGATAATCATATAAAACCTGCATTAGGTATTTATAAACTTAAAACAGTAACTCCAGCTGCATTGCAAGAATTTATAAATAAAAAATATATTAATGGTCTTGCTAAAAATACAATTTCAGGGTTTTACGGTGTTCTCTCTGGTGCTTTAAGAATGGCCGTATATCCTTATCAACTTATAAAAGAAAACCCAATGCAATATGTAAATATGCCAAAATATGATGATGCTAAAAAAGAGAAAAACTATTTAAGAATGATCACTTTAGATCAATTCAACAGAATTATAAATAGATTTCCCCAAGGAAGCAGTTTTCATATTCCACTTCAAATTGGATTCAATACTGGTCTAAGAGCAGCAGAAGTATGCGGACTTACATGGGATTGTATAAATTTTGATGAACAAACACTAACTGTTGAAAAAATACTCTTAAAAAAAGAAAGAGAATGGATATTTGGAACTCCTAAAACTAAAAGCTCAAATAGAACCATTCTAATTGGTAAAACACTTTATGATATATTAAAGCGCCACAAAAAATGGCAAATAGAAAACAAATTAAAATATGGTACACATTATACTGAATCTAATTTTATATGCACTAAGGAAAATGGTCAATTAGTTACTCCAGATACTTTAAAATATTTAAGTCGTGTAGTTAATTATGAATTGGCTATAGATTTTTCTTTTCACTCTTTACGACATACTCATGCTACCATGCTGCTAGAATCCGGTGCTAATATAAAAGATATTCAACACAGATTAGGTCATAGTAAATTAGCTACAACTATGGATGTATATTCTCATGTTACAAAAACTTTAAGTGAAGATAGTGTTGCTAGATTTGAATCGATTATTTCTTCTCTAAAATAA
- a CDS encoding sulfite exporter TauE/SafE family protein: MLANAPMIYKVLFLCAAGFLSAFVDAIAGGGGLISLPAYFMVGFPPHYTLGTNKFSATCGSMVSTFKFAQSGKVDKDIMKKLLPFTLLGASAGVFTVLLIDSSVLKPIVLVLLLGVGIYSFFSKSVGLEDNFKGINKRNMMLGTILAFSMGFYDGFFGPGVGSFLIFGLIKIYGFDFVRASGNAKAMNLTSNATSLILFAINGKIRYLLGIPMTLFMILGAQVGTKLALKEGSKFIKPVFVTMSLAIAGKMLFEMFKM, translated from the coding sequence ATGTTAGCGAATGCACCCATGATTTATAAGGTTTTATTTTTATGTGCTGCTGGTTTTCTATCTGCATTTGTAGATGCCATAGCAGGAGGTGGGGGGTTAATAAGTCTACCAGCATATTTTATGGTAGGATTTCCACCACACTATACATTAGGAACTAATAAATTTTCAGCTACCTGTGGATCTATGGTTAGCACTTTTAAATTTGCTCAATCAGGCAAAGTGGACAAGGATATTATGAAAAAATTATTACCATTTACCTTATTAGGAGCTTCAGCAGGAGTATTTACTGTTCTTTTAATAGATTCTAGCGTATTAAAGCCTATAGTGCTAGTACTTTTATTAGGAGTAGGGATATACAGTTTTTTTTCAAAAAGTGTTGGCTTAGAAGATAATTTTAAGGGAATTAATAAAAGAAATATGATGCTTGGAACTATATTAGCTTTTAGTATGGGATTCTATGATGGATTTTTTGGACCTGGAGTGGGATCTTTTTTAATTTTTGGACTTATAAAAATATATGGTTTTGATTTTGTAAGAGCTAGTGGAAATGCTAAAGCAATGAATTTAACTAGTAATGCCACATCATTAATACTATTTGCTATAAATGGAAAGATAAGATATTTGTTAGGTATACCTATGACTTTGTTTATGATATTAGGAGCGCAAGTTGGAACAAAACTAGCTTTAAAAGAGGGATCTAAATTTATAAAGCCAGTATTTGTTACTATGTCATTAGCGATAGCTGGTAAAATGCTATTTGAAATGTTTAAAATGTAG
- a CDS encoding RDD family protein: protein MEEDKIKDEKNSEVAFKDSFMSNLIDMSIVFILSLIALLVFDKIILRILGYKLVSEYIVLMLIIILAIISVLYPTYMECKKGATIGKKFSKMKIVQMGEITEIEQVDEVNTVDETNEVNEKETEDKE, encoded by the coding sequence ATGGAAGAAGATAAAATTAAGGATGAAAAAAATAGTGAGGTAGCTTTTAAAGATAGTTTTATGTCTAACTTAATAGACATGTCAATTGTATTTATACTATCATTAATAGCACTATTAGTTTTTGATAAAATTATATTAAGGATTTTAGGATATAAATTAGTTAGTGAGTATATAGTCCTAATGTTGATTATAATACTTGCTATAATATCAGTTTTATATCCAACTTATATGGAATGTAAAAAGGGTGCTACAATAGGTAAGAAATTTTCAAAAATGAAAATAGTTCAAATGGGTGAGATAACTGAAATAGAGCAAGTAGATGAAGTGAATACAGTAGATGAAACAAATGAAGTAAATGAAAAAGAAACAGAAGATAAGGAATAG
- a CDS encoding LTA synthase family protein gives MKNTLNYIFKNFIDIIAFMVFVTVKLLIYGKTIETGYFTYRGIFFPILGSLLIIIAFSILFKPIKRARFLFIMNLAITLFIIADLNYFRYFKDVLSIPVILNSFQLGAVKSSVSSLIKISDFLYFTDLILFKFIIDHYKHSKVNRVILNKQLKFSSFLVILLLASSIEGYHFYKLSKEQPRLLSTMYNKIYISKKLGNVNYHYLDCFNSLANGITKRTPIPKQKEEKVKAYLQTNSTENKTPKLKGIGENKNLIVIQVEALQSFVINKTINGKEITPNLNKWIKRSANFPNYFYQTASGGTSDAEFLSNNSLYPTDSGSVTYLYAGNKFNALPEALKEKGYTTAGFHGFRESFWNRNIMYPKYGFDKFFGEKSFNIDEKIGLGLSDKSFLNQSLEKMKELDEPYFSFIVTLTSHFPYEAVDKYGDFPVGELENTLVGNYLKSIHYTDEQLGIFLDKLQQEGILDKSILAVYGDHYAIPKEHEKDLAKLLDKEAFTDLEWMELQKVPMFIHFPKDENKGNYNVYGGQIDLYPTLANMFNLSTENMLGKDLFNSKDGKVIFRNGSFSDGKIFYLSPLNTYFDISTGEKIEENDNLKNLKEKTINELEYSDLILKHNLLKRFKN, from the coding sequence ATGAAAAATACTCTAAATTATATTTTTAAAAATTTTATAGATATAATAGCTTTTATGGTTTTTGTTACAGTAAAATTATTGATATACGGAAAAACTATAGAAACTGGCTATTTTACTTATAGGGGGATTTTCTTTCCTATATTAGGTTCCCTATTAATTATTATTGCTTTTTCTATACTATTTAAACCTATTAAAAGAGCTAGATTTTTATTTATTATGAATTTAGCAATTACTTTATTTATAATAGCAGATTTAAACTATTTTAGATACTTTAAAGATGTATTATCAATTCCAGTTATTTTAAATAGCTTTCAATTAGGAGCTGTTAAATCTAGTGTTAGTAGTCTAATTAAAATATCAGACTTTTTATATTTTACTGATTTAATATTATTTAAATTTATAATTGATCACTATAAACATTCAAAAGTTAATAGAGTCATACTAAACAAACAACTTAAATTTTCAAGCTTTTTAGTAATACTTTTATTAGCATCTAGTATAGAAGGATATCATTTTTATAAATTATCTAAAGAGCAACCTAGGTTGTTAAGTACAATGTATAATAAGATTTACATATCTAAAAAATTAGGTAATGTAAATTATCATTACTTAGATTGTTTTAACTCTTTGGCTAATGGAATTACTAAAAGAACTCCTATTCCTAAACAAAAAGAAGAAAAAGTTAAGGCATATTTACAAACTAATAGCACAGAAAATAAAACTCCAAAGTTAAAAGGCATTGGAGAAAACAAAAATCTTATAGTTATACAGGTAGAGGCTCTACAATCTTTTGTTATAAATAAAACTATAAACGGAAAAGAAATAACTCCTAACTTAAATAAATGGATAAAAAGAAGTGCAAATTTCCCAAATTACTTTTATCAAACTGCCTCAGGGGGAACTTCTGATGCAGAATTTTTAAGTAACAACTCCCTTTATCCAACAGATTCAGGTTCTGTTACATATTTATATGCAGGAAATAAATTTAATGCTCTGCCAGAAGCCTTAAAGGAAAAAGGATATACAACTGCTGGATTTCATGGATTTAGAGAAAGCTTTTGGAATAGAAATATAATGTACCCTAAATACGGATTTGATAAATTCTTTGGTGAAAAAAGCTTTAATATAGATGAAAAAATAGGTTTAGGATTAAGTGATAAATCCTTCTTAAATCAAAGCTTAGAAAAAATGAAAGAACTGGACGAACCTTACTTTTCTTTTATAGTTACTTTAACTAGTCATTTTCCATATGAAGCTGTTGATAAATATGGTGATTTTCCAGTAGGAGAATTAGAAAATACTTTAGTTGGTAATTATCTAAAATCCATACATTATACTGATGAACAGTTAGGAATATTTTTAGATAAATTACAACAAGAAGGTATTTTAGATAAATCTATATTAGCAGTTTACGGAGATCATTATGCTATACCTAAAGAACATGAAAAAGATTTAGCAAAACTTTTAGATAAAGAGGCCTTTACAGATTTAGAATGGATGGAACTTCAAAAGGTACCTATGTTTATACACTTCCCTAAGGATGAAAATAAAGGTAATTACAATGTATATGGTGGACAAATAGATCTATATCCTACATTGGCAAATATGTTTAATCTTTCAACAGAAAATATGTTAGGAAAAGATTTATTCAATAGTAAAGACGGTAAAGTAATTTTTAGAAATGGTTCTTTTTCAGATGGTAAGATATTTTATCTGTCACCTTTAAATACTTATTTTGATATATCTACTGGTGAAAAAATAGAAGAAAACGATAATTTAAAGAATTTAAAAGAAAAAACTATTAATGAATTAGAATACTCGGATTTAATACTTAAACATAATTTACTTAAAAGGTTTAAGAATTAA
- the rlmD gene encoding 23S rRNA (uracil(1939)-C(5))-methyltransferase RlmD: MRKGKEYELNIEEIEFPSVGIAYHEGLKVYVKHGIPGQKVLARITTKKKDHAKGKIIEVLEDLPYKIEAKCPVFGQCGGCAHQDIPYEKQLEIKQHEIKELFKKANLYGFEFLPIEGSPKQYEYRNKMEFTFGDLEKGGELTLGMHVKGKSFGIISADECKIVDEDFRNITKTTLNYFRKKKLPHYKIMAREGYLRNLVIRKAENTGEILINLVTTSQIDFDLDEYKDIIKNLNYKGNLVGILHTINDSFSDVVQCDKLNILYGRDYIMEDILGLKFKITPLSFFQTNSKGAEKLYSIVRDFIGESKSKTVFDLYCGTGTIGQIVAPEAKKVIGIELIEEAVKSARENAKLNNLNNCEFIAGDIAQVIKEIKEKPDVIILDPPRPGVHPKALEYVIKFNAPTIVYVSCNPKTLVEDLKVLVENGYAIEKVKSMDMFASTPHVETVVRLSKQK; encoded by the coding sequence ATGAGAAAAGGTAAAGAATATGAATTAAATATAGAAGAAATAGAATTTCCATCTGTGGGCATAGCTTATCATGAAGGATTAAAAGTTTATGTTAAACATGGAATACCAGGACAAAAAGTATTAGCTAGGATAACCACTAAGAAAAAAGATCATGCAAAAGGAAAAATAATAGAAGTTTTAGAAGATTTACCTTATAAAATTGAAGCTAAGTGTCCAGTATTTGGACAGTGTGGAGGATGTGCTCATCAAGACATTCCTTATGAAAAACAATTGGAAATAAAACAACATGAGATAAAAGAATTATTTAAAAAGGCTAATTTATATGGATTTGAATTTTTACCTATAGAAGGAAGTCCAAAACAATATGAGTATAGAAATAAAATGGAGTTTACCTTTGGCGATTTAGAAAAGGGTGGAGAATTAACTCTAGGTATGCATGTAAAGGGAAAATCCTTTGGTATAATAAGTGCAGATGAATGTAAAATAGTAGATGAAGATTTTAGAAATATAACAAAGACTACATTAAATTATTTTAGGAAGAAAAAACTTCCACATTATAAAATAATGGCAAGGGAAGGATATTTAAGAAATTTAGTTATAAGAAAGGCTGAAAACACAGGAGAGATTTTAATAAACTTAGTAACTACATCTCAAATTGATTTTGATTTAGATGAGTACAAAGATATTATTAAAAATTTAAACTACAAAGGAAACTTAGTTGGAATTTTACACACTATAAATGATTCATTTTCTGATGTGGTACAATGTGATAAATTAAATATTCTCTACGGAAGAGATTACATAATGGAGGACATATTAGGACTTAAATTTAAAATAACTCCACTATCCTTTTTTCAAACAAACTCAAAGGGAGCAGAAAAGCTTTATAGCATAGTTAGGGACTTTATAGGTGAATCTAAATCAAAAACTGTATTTGACTTATACTGTGGAACAGGTACTATAGGACAAATCGTAGCTCCAGAAGCTAAAAAGGTTATAGGTATAGAACTTATAGAGGAAGCAGTAAAATCTGCCAGAGAAAACGCAAAATTAAACAATTTAAATAACTGTGAATTTATAGCAGGGGATATTGCCCAGGTAATAAAAGAAATAAAAGAAAAGCCAGATGTAATAATATTAGATCCTCCAAGACCAGGAGTGCATCCAAAGGCTTTAGAATATGTTATAAAATTTAATGCGCCAACTATAGTGTATGTTTCCTGCAATCCTAAGACTTTAGTAGAGGATTTAAAGGTTTTAGTGGAAAATGGATATGCAATAGAAAAGGTAAAGAGCATGGATATGTTTGCCAGCACACCGCATGTGGAAACTGTAGTTAGGCTAAGTAAGCAAAAGTAA
- a CDS encoding helix-turn-helix transcriptional regulator has product MDISKIISSLSWNKKIEVFRAINNWTQEEAARKCKTNQKMYWSWEKGKNYPRKDSQISIAEAYGVNVKDIFPI; this is encoded by the coding sequence ATGGATATTAGCAAAATAATCAGTAGTTTATCTTGGAATAAAAAAATTGAAGTTTTTAGAGCAATTAATAATTGGACGCAAGAAGAAGCGGCAAGAAAATGTAAAACTAATCAAAAGATGTATTGGAGTTGGGAGAAAGGAAAGAACTATCCTAGGAAAGATAGTCAAATATCCATTGCTGAAGCCTATGGCGTCAATGTTAAGGACATATTTCCTATATAA
- a CDS encoding helix-turn-helix domain-containing protein produces MALSKKQLGNLVKEARKIKSQMLGKRYTQQMLADDIGKSQSYIGDIESGRTYPSFLVLNAIATACEVPIGYFQDENKVDNDIDNFIKIHFNNLDALEIYAIREEIKKDPDAKINHIYDSLNKDNLLKETVSLNTPENLMRMLLSNPVITDFLQIDINEMTEKEILDFSKESLEQLKLISYKYKK; encoded by the coding sequence TTGGCACTAAGCAAAAAGCAATTGGGGAATTTAGTTAAAGAAGCTAGGAAAATAAAATCCCAAATGCTTGGAAAACGATATACCCAACAAATGTTAGCAGATGATATAGGTAAATCTCAAAGTTATATTGGAGATATAGAATCTGGGAGAACTTATCCAAGCTTCTTAGTTTTAAATGCTATAGCAACAGCTTGTGAAGTACCTATTGGATACTTTCAAGATGAAAATAAAGTAGATAATGATATAGACAATTTTATTAAGATTCACTTTAATAATTTAGATGCTTTAGAAATATATGCAATAAGGGAAGAAATAAAAAAAGATCCAGATGCAAAAATTAATCATATATATGATTCTTTAAACAAAGATAATTTATTAAAGGAGACTGTTTCATTAAATACTCCAGAAAATTTAATGAGAATGTTATTAAGTAATCCTGTAATAACAGATTTTTTACAAATTGATATAAATGAAATGACAGAAAAAGAAATATTAGATTTCTCAAAAGAATCATTAGAGCAGTTAAAACTTATTAGCTATAAATATAAAAAATAA
- a CDS encoding MBL fold metallo-hydrolase, translating to MELTKIKGSTYYINAPTNIGIYVFKNKNCLIIDTGINNTQARKIEEVLINNGLHPKYIINTHSHIDHCGGNSYFKNNYTGCLFYSSNKEKVYMENIELCFEMLSGSKPLKELIRTNKSINVDFVLDYGINKINDEKFEIIPLRGHTKEQIGIITPEKVCFLGDSVFSYATMKKYSIPYLYDIEESINTLNTIKDIDADYFVLGHGKNIIEKNELSSLVDKNLDNIKNYINQILELLDQPLTKEDILQNLAILNDISMNFTQYHVDLSTVGSFITYLHDKDYIDSSLQDGKLYFFKKA from the coding sequence ATGGAACTAACTAAAATTAAAGGAAGCACATACTATATAAATGCTCCAACTAACATAGGTATTTATGTTTTTAAAAATAAGAATTGTTTAATAATAGATACAGGTATAAATAATACACAGGCTAGAAAAATAGAGGAAGTTTTAATTAATAATGGTCTTCACCCTAAATACATAATAAATACCCATAGTCATATAGATCATTGTGGAGGAAATAGTTATTTTAAAAATAATTATACTGGATGTCTATTTTATAGCTCAAATAAAGAAAAAGTTTATATGGAAAATATAGAACTTTGTTTTGAAATGTTGTCTGGATCTAAACCTTTAAAGGAACTAATAAGAACAAATAAGTCTATTAATGTAGATTTTGTACTAGACTATGGTATAAATAAAATAAATGATGAAAAATTTGAAATAATACCATTAAGAGGTCATACAAAAGAACAAATAGGAATTATAACTCCTGAAAAAGTTTGTTTTTTAGGTGATTCAGTATTTAGCTATGCAACTATGAAAAAATATTCTATACCTTATTTATATGATATAGAAGAAAGTATAAATACCTTAAATACTATAAAAGATATTGATGCAGATTATTTTGTTTTAGGACATGGTAAAAATATTATAGAAAAAAATGAGCTATCTTCATTAGTAGATAAAAATTTAGATAACATAAAAAATTATATAAATCAAATTCTAGAGCTTTTAGACCAACCTTTAACAAAGGAAGATATACTTCAAAATTTAGCTATATTAAATGATATATCTATGAATTTTACCCAATATCATGTAGATCTTTCAACTGTAGGCTCCTTTATAACTTATCTTCATGATAAAGATTATATAGACTCCTCCCTTCAAGATGGGAAATTATATTTTTTTAAAAAAGCATAG
- a CDS encoding helix-turn-helix domain-containing protein yields MEEYLYTVEEVATILKVNKNAVYDLIRKGILIALKLGRLKITKGTLIRFLRDYDGKDLSDLDNIKDLNLKNNIE; encoded by the coding sequence ATGGAAGAATATTTATATACTGTAGAAGAAGTAGCAACAATTTTAAAAGTTAACAAAAATGCTGTATATGATTTGATTAGAAAAGGAATTTTAATAGCACTTAAACTTGGGAGGCTTAAAATAACCAAAGGAACATTAATAAGATTTTTGAGAGATTATGATGGCAAGGATTTGTCAGATCTCGATAATATAAAAGATTTAAATTTAAAAAATAATATAGAATAA